From Brevibacillus marinus, a single genomic window includes:
- a CDS encoding metal ABC transporter permease: MNSFWILLTGALVAASCGLLGCFLILRRMAMLGDAISHAVLPGIVIAFLWSGSRETLPMLLGAGALGLVTVLLVQMLRQGGVKHDAAIGVSFTALFSVGVILVSLYASQVDLDLDCVLYGEIAYVPWDTWQWAGMEMGPRAVWGLGGVFLLSLLVICLFYKQFKVCAFDPAMAAAVGIPVTLFHYLLMGLVSLTTVASFESVGAILVVAMLVVPAATAYLLTDKLHVMLIESVAIGILSSILGYALAAWLDSSIAGAITTVAGLFLLLAFLFSPRYGLVVKAWRRRTIKWNQRTNL, encoded by the coding sequence ATGAACAGTTTTTGGATTCTCCTCACCGGCGCGCTGGTCGCCGCCTCCTGCGGGTTGTTGGGCTGTTTTCTGATTCTGCGCCGCATGGCGATGCTGGGCGATGCGATCAGCCATGCCGTCCTGCCGGGAATCGTGATCGCCTTCTTGTGGAGCGGAAGCCGCGAGACGCTGCCGATGCTGCTCGGAGCGGGAGCGCTCGGCCTGGTCACCGTGCTGTTGGTGCAAATGCTTCGGCAAGGCGGCGTCAAACACGACGCCGCGATCGGTGTCAGCTTTACCGCGCTTTTTTCAGTCGGGGTGATCCTCGTTTCGCTGTACGCATCACAAGTGGATTTGGATCTCGATTGTGTTTTGTACGGGGAAATCGCCTACGTCCCGTGGGACACGTGGCAATGGGCCGGCATGGAAATGGGCCCGCGGGCGGTGTGGGGCTTGGGCGGCGTATTCCTGCTCAGCCTGCTGGTGATCTGCCTGTTTTACAAACAATTTAAGGTGTGTGCGTTCGACCCGGCGATGGCGGCCGCAGTCGGCATCCCGGTAACCCTGTTTCACTACCTGCTGATGGGACTGGTCTCGCTGACGACGGTCGCCTCGTTTGAAAGCGTAGGCGCCATCCTCGTCGTCGCGATGCTGGTCGTACCGGCGGCGACCGCCTATCTGTTGACCGACAAACTGCACGTGATGCTGATCGAAAGCGTGGCAATCGGCATTCTCAGTTCCATCCTCGGCTACGCGCTGGCCGCCTGGCTGGACAGTTCCATTGCCGGCGCGATTACGACGGTGGCTGGCTTGTTCCTGCTGCTCGCGTTTCTCTTCTCCCCCCGCTACGGCCTGGTGGTCAAAGCGTGGCGGCGCAGAACGATAAAATGGAACCAGCGAACAAACCTGTAG
- a CDS encoding metal ABC transporter ATP-binding protein, protein MTANVYPLSVRDLTVAYQKKPVLRGVTLDIPEGRLIGIVGPNGAGKSTLIKAVQNLIPVASGEVTIYGKPYKEQRSRVGYVPQRESVDWDFPTDALDVVMMGTYGQLGWFRRPGKKEREWALECLQKVGMADYATRQISQLSGGQQQRVFLARALAQQADLYFMDEPFAGVDAATERAIIQLLGELKEQGKTVLVVHHDLQTVPEYFDWVVLLNRRVIAAGPTAEVFTPEQLQKTYGGRLFLLADRLEKARETSSRREVL, encoded by the coding sequence ATGACGGCGAACGTTTACCCGCTCTCCGTGCGCGATTTGACCGTCGCCTACCAAAAAAAACCGGTTTTGCGCGGCGTTACCCTTGACATTCCGGAAGGTCGGCTGATCGGGATCGTCGGACCCAACGGAGCCGGTAAATCCACGTTGATCAAAGCGGTCCAAAACCTGATCCCCGTCGCCTCCGGCGAGGTCACGATCTACGGCAAACCGTACAAGGAGCAGCGTTCGCGCGTTGGCTACGTGCCGCAGCGCGAGTCGGTCGACTGGGATTTCCCGACCGATGCGCTGGACGTCGTGATGATGGGCACGTACGGGCAGCTCGGCTGGTTCCGCCGCCCCGGCAAAAAGGAGCGCGAATGGGCGCTGGAATGCCTGCAAAAGGTGGGGATGGCGGACTACGCCACCCGCCAGATCAGCCAGCTTTCCGGCGGTCAGCAGCAGCGGGTGTTCCTCGCGCGCGCCTTGGCGCAACAAGCGGACCTCTACTTCATGGACGAACCGTTTGCCGGGGTGGACGCGGCGACGGAGCGGGCGATCATCCAGCTGCTGGGGGAACTGAAAGAACAGGGTAAAACGGTGCTGGTCGTGCACCACGACCTGCAAACGGTTCCCGAATACTTCGACTGGGTGGTCCTGCTCAACCGCCGCGTGATTGCCGCGGGACCCACCGCGGAGGTCTTTACGCCCGAACAGCTGCAAAAGACGTACGGCGGTCGCTTGTTTTTGCTCGCCGATCGGCTGGAGAAGGCGCGGGAGACCAGCAGCAGGAGGGAAGTCTTATGA
- a CDS encoding permease encodes MLAGLQRVFWEIVGSLLLGAAIYWLLAGQPFLLAGLAVDWPAQWLDVKTIFLSILLEAIPFVLMGVFFSALIQTFVKEETVRKWTPKDPLLAIPFATALGFLFPVCECATVPVIRRLIHKGMPVYVGIVFLLAGPVVNPVVLTSTYVAFQRQPEMVIYRGAFAAVIAAVTGLLVWLFLCRREQSVLRRHRPAPASAGHDHAQHHHHAGDKLSATLYHAVDEFFEMGKYLLFGALVSAVVQVFVARDALAAIGQNPFSANLVMMGLAYVFSLCSEADAFIAASFGSVFPAQALLSFLLFGPMIDLKNTLLMLTVFRLRFVVGLTAVVGLLVMVFSLLAPF; translated from the coding sequence ATGCTTGCAGGATTGCAAAGAGTTTTCTGGGAAATCGTCGGCTCGCTGCTGCTGGGAGCAGCGATCTATTGGCTGCTTGCTGGTCAGCCTTTCTTGCTGGCGGGGCTTGCTGTCGACTGGCCCGCTCAGTGGCTTGACGTCAAGACGATTTTTCTCAGCATCCTTTTGGAAGCCATTCCGTTCGTTCTCATGGGCGTCTTCTTCTCTGCATTAATTCAGACCTTTGTCAAGGAAGAAACGGTTCGCAAATGGACACCCAAGGATCCGCTGTTGGCGATTCCCTTCGCGACTGCGCTCGGCTTCCTGTTTCCGGTGTGTGAGTGCGCGACTGTGCCGGTTATACGCCGCCTGATCCACAAAGGGATGCCCGTTTACGTGGGAATCGTCTTTCTCTTGGCGGGACCGGTGGTGAATCCGGTCGTGCTCACTTCCACCTATGTCGCGTTTCAACGGCAGCCGGAGATGGTGATCTACCGGGGAGCATTTGCTGCGGTGATTGCTGCCGTGACCGGACTTTTGGTCTGGCTGTTTCTCTGCCGCCGTGAACAGAGCGTGCTGAGGCGTCATCGTCCTGCTCCCGCTTCCGCTGGTCACGATCATGCCCAGCACCATCACCACGCAGGCGACAAGTTGTCAGCCACCTTATACCATGCTGTCGACGAGTTTTTCGAGATGGGCAAATACCTGTTGTTTGGCGCATTGGTCAGTGCCGTTGTGCAGGTATTTGTGGCGCGGGATGCGCTGGCAGCAATCGGGCAAAATCCGTTTAGCGCCAACCTGGTGATGATGGGGCTGGCGTACGTCTTCTCGCTCTGCTCAGAGGCAGATGCGTTTATCGCGGCCAGCTTTGGCAGCGTGTTTCCCGCTCAGGCTCTGCTCTCCTTTCTCCTGTTCGGACCGATGATCGATTTGAAAAATACCCTGTTGATGCTGACCGTCTTCCGGCTGCGCTTCGTTGTCGGCTTGACTGCGGTGGTCGGTTTGCTGGTGATGGTCTTCAGCTTGCTTGCGCCATTCTGA
- a CDS encoding metal ABC transporter permease yields the protein MNGWAFWLDPNTLWVLAGCVLLGLSCGVLGCFAFLRGRSLLGDALAHAALPGVCLAYMVSGVKSTSLFLIGAVIAGLIASFCIAMLTKHSRIKEDSALAIVLSVFFGFGIVLLTSIQHSGQGNQSGLDKFLFGQAASLVGSDVTAMIVISAALLLLTTLLFKELKLLVFDSGFGRGLGYPTGLLDGLLMLLLLVCVVAGLQAVGVVLVAALLIAPAVSARYWTEKLGTMVLLSGCFGALSGVLGTLLSTRVENLPTGPVIVLAATLMFLFSLLFSPRRGILMRLINFLKLRRKVLEDDLLQALYELIEVDRTSPLTRGYAADRLASKAGKRPASVRRALTSLQRRGLLAPAAAGAASTNRSSDAEWTFTPAGLQAAHNIVLNRRLWDVYWMNEQQYQALAIDQNQEELTSQLAPDVLDEMLRQLASYDLLPRLSGHEEYAAPYPTRQGGLSS from the coding sequence ATGAACGGCTGGGCCTTCTGGCTGGACCCCAACACCCTGTGGGTATTGGCCGGCTGTGTGCTGCTGGGCCTCAGCTGCGGGGTGCTGGGCTGCTTTGCGTTTCTGCGCGGTCGTTCGCTGCTCGGTGACGCCTTGGCGCACGCCGCGCTGCCGGGCGTCTGCCTCGCTTACATGGTGAGCGGCGTCAAGTCGACCAGTCTGTTTCTGATCGGTGCCGTCATCGCGGGACTGATCGCCAGTTTCTGCATCGCGATGCTCACCAAACACTCGCGGATCAAGGAAGACAGCGCGCTGGCGATCGTCCTCTCCGTCTTTTTCGGGTTTGGCATCGTCTTGTTAACCTCGATTCAACACAGCGGCCAAGGGAACCAAAGCGGGCTGGACAAATTCCTGTTCGGGCAGGCAGCCTCCCTGGTTGGCAGCGATGTCACGGCGATGATCGTCATCTCCGCCGCGCTGCTGTTGCTGACCACGCTGTTGTTCAAAGAGTTGAAGCTGCTCGTCTTCGACAGCGGCTTTGGCCGCGGCCTCGGCTATCCGACGGGGCTGTTGGACGGTTTGCTGATGCTCCTGCTGCTGGTGTGCGTGGTGGCGGGACTGCAGGCGGTGGGGGTCGTGCTGGTTGCGGCGCTGTTGATCGCGCCGGCCGTCAGTGCCCGTTATTGGACGGAAAAACTGGGCACGATGGTGCTCCTCTCCGGCTGCTTCGGCGCGCTGAGCGGCGTGCTGGGCACCTTGCTGTCCACCCGGGTGGAAAACTTGCCGACCGGCCCTGTCATCGTGCTGGCCGCGACCCTGATGTTTCTCTTTTCGCTGCTCTTTTCGCCGCGCCGCGGAATCCTCATGCGGCTGATCAACTTCCTGAAACTGCGGCGCAAGGTGCTCGAGGACGACCTGCTGCAGGCACTCTACGAACTGATCGAAGTCGACCGTACATCCCCTCTTACGCGGGGCTATGCGGCTGACAGACTGGCGAGCAAAGCGGGCAAACGCCCGGCCAGCGTGCGGCGGGCGCTCACGTCGCTGCAGCGCCGCGGCCTGCTGGCGCCGGCTGCTGCAGGTGCCGCCTCAACAAACCGTAGTTCCGACGCCGAATGGACGTTTACCCCTGCCGGCTTACAGGCGGCGCACAACATCGTCCTCAACCGCCGCCTGTGGGACGTGTATTGGATGAATGAACAGCAGTATCAAGCGTTGGCGATTGACCAGAACCAGGAAGAGCTGACCTCCCAGCTTGCTCCCGACGTCCTGGACGAGATGCTGCGCCAGCTCGCGTCGTACGATCTGCTGCCCCGGCTGAGCGGGCACGAGGAGTACGCCGCGCCGTATCCGACGAGGCAAGGAGGGCTGTCCTCATGA
- a CDS encoding metal ABC transporter solute-binding protein, Zn/Mn family, producing MIVNANHRFLIRSWLATLLLGAAVLAGCGGAGQPASSGESGQTAAPAGDQEAKQWKVTVTTGMVGDLVRHVGGEHVQVTQLMGPGVDPHLFKASQGDIGRIEKADIIFYSGLHLEGKMTEIFDKMSQKKPVIPVTAAIPEADLLADPQTPNQYDPHVWFDVSLWAKTIDVVRDELSKLDPARQAEYQANAEAYRQQLLELHQYAKQQIAQIPQAQRVLVTAHDAFAYFGRAYELEVMGLQGISTASEYGLKDVQQLVDTLVSRGIKAVFVESSVPKASIEAVVEGAKAKGHAVVIGGELFSDAMGEPGTAAGTYIGMVKHNVDTIVQSLQ from the coding sequence ATGATCGTGAACGCCAATCATCGTTTTCTCATTCGTTCCTGGCTGGCCACCCTGTTGCTGGGAGCCGCTGTCCTGGCTGGCTGCGGCGGCGCTGGCCAACCGGCGAGCAGCGGGGAGTCGGGTCAGACGGCCGCACCGGCGGGCGACCAGGAAGCGAAACAGTGGAAGGTTACCGTAACCACCGGGATGGTCGGCGATCTGGTGCGCCATGTGGGCGGGGAACACGTGCAAGTGACGCAGTTGATGGGTCCCGGCGTCGACCCGCACTTGTTCAAGGCTTCGCAGGGAGATATCGGGCGGATCGAAAAAGCGGACATCATCTTTTACTCCGGACTTCACCTGGAAGGCAAAATGACGGAGATCTTTGACAAAATGAGCCAGAAAAAACCGGTGATTCCGGTAACGGCGGCGATTCCCGAAGCGGACCTTCTGGCCGATCCGCAAACCCCCAACCAGTACGATCCGCACGTCTGGTTTGATGTGAGCCTGTGGGCGAAGACGATTGACGTCGTCCGCGACGAGCTGAGCAAACTGGACCCGGCGCGGCAGGCCGAGTATCAGGCCAACGCGGAGGCGTATCGCCAGCAGCTGCTGGAGCTTCACCAGTACGCGAAACAGCAAATCGCCCAGATTCCGCAAGCCCAGCGGGTACTCGTGACCGCTCACGACGCTTTCGCCTACTTCGGCCGCGCCTATGAGCTGGAAGTGATGGGGCTGCAGGGGATCAGCACGGCTTCCGAATACGGTCTGAAAGATGTGCAGCAGCTCGTCGATACGCTGGTCAGCCGCGGGATCAAAGCGGTGTTCGTGGAGTCGTCCGTGCCGAAAGCCTCCATTGAAGCCGTTGTCGAAGGCGCAAAGGCAAAAGGACATGCCGTCGTCATCGGCGGCGAACTGTTCTCCGACGCGATGGGTGAACCGGGCACCGCTGCAGGCACCTACATCGGCATGGTGAAGCACAATGTGGACACGATTGTCCAATCGCTGCAATAA
- a CDS encoding TIGR03943 family putative permease subunit: MKRIGKAGQRNEKWHHYLRSLLLVGFTLLLAKLIWTEQINLYLAPRMRVFAYVTLGVFAVLTFAGFRQAVGSKEGDCACAGEHRLPSNGWKSAIVYGLFLLPLVMGFAMPEKILGSEVAEKRGLNLLSGESKVLQAAAQPAADGESGGAASGAEANLQAGPAEPERSPSQASSAADAEVRERFAAAGFGDVYTDIAVRLYQQPIIHLDEKLFLDGLTAFDLFPREFAGHKLRTMGFVYRQPDFKQNQFVVARFSVSCCTADASVYGLLAEAPDAGQLATDSWVEVDGTLRLRSINGFEMLVLEVDSVKPVEAPEDPYVYFNFGTLDSTKE, encoded by the coding sequence ATGAAACGGATTGGGAAGGCTGGACAGAGAAATGAAAAGTGGCATCACTACCTGCGCAGTCTGCTGCTGGTCGGTTTTACGCTGCTTTTGGCCAAGTTGATCTGGACGGAGCAGATCAATCTTTACTTGGCGCCGCGGATGCGCGTCTTTGCATATGTTACGCTCGGTGTGTTCGCTGTCTTGACGTTTGCCGGATTTCGGCAGGCGGTGGGCAGCAAGGAGGGGGATTGCGCATGCGCCGGCGAGCACCGGCTGCCGAGTAACGGGTGGAAGTCGGCCATCGTCTACGGACTGTTTCTGCTGCCACTGGTCATGGGCTTTGCCATGCCGGAAAAGATTTTGGGCAGCGAGGTGGCGGAAAAGCGGGGGCTCAATCTGCTGTCGGGGGAATCGAAAGTGCTCCAGGCGGCAGCACAACCCGCAGCAGATGGGGAAAGCGGCGGGGCAGCTAGCGGAGCGGAAGCGAATCTGCAGGCGGGCCCGGCAGAGCCGGAGCGTTCGCCCAGCCAAGCCTCTTCAGCAGCGGACGCTGAGGTTCGCGAGCGATTTGCTGCTGCCGGGTTTGGCGATGTTTACACCGATATTGCCGTGCGTCTTTACCAGCAGCCAATCATCCACTTGGACGAGAAACTGTTTTTGGATGGCTTGACGGCGTTTGATTTGTTTCCCCGCGAATTTGCCGGCCACAAACTGCGGACGATGGGGTTTGTCTACCGGCAGCCTGATTTTAAGCAGAACCAGTTCGTCGTCGCTCGTTTTTCCGTTTCTTGCTGTACCGCAGACGCCAGTGTCTACGGCCTTCTGGCGGAGGCGCCAGATGCGGGCCAATTGGCGACAGACAGTTGGGTCGAAGTTGACGGGACGCTGCGACTGCGCAGCATCAATGGCTTTGAGATGCTGGTACTGGAAGTTGACAGCGTTAAGCCGGTCGAAGCCCCGGAGGATCCGTACGTCTACTTTAACTTCGGGACGTTGGACAGCACGAAGGAATAG